A part of Nitrospinota bacterium genomic DNA contains:
- a CDS encoding cytochrome c — translation MKKMVAVAILAVFSFFVVSSAYAGGQCPQPRKTKAAPASTASADETGKADAANGEKIYNKTAKPMACKMCHGDKGDGAGKLGAALTPKPRNFGCADTMKDVSAGQMFYVIKNGSAGTGMVAHGKTLKDNQIWDVVKYVRSTWVK, via the coding sequence ATGAAAAAAATGGTAGCGGTTGCAATTTTGGCAGTATTCAGTTTTTTTGTAGTGAGTTCCGCGTATGCGGGAGGGCAATGTCCTCAGCCGAGGAAGACCAAAGCGGCTCCGGCCAGCACTGCGAGTGCGGATGAAACCGGTAAAGCCGATGCTGCCAATGGAGAGAAAATTTACAACAAAACCGCCAAGCCGATGGCTTGCAAAATGTGTCATGGTGATAAAGGCGATGGAGCTGGAAAGCTCGGCGCCGCTTTGACTCCGAAACCCAGAAACTTTGGCTGTGCCGATACCATGAAAGATGTATCAGCCGGACAGATGTTCTATGTCATTAAAAACGGTTCTGCTGGAACTGGCATGGTTGCCCATGGCAAAACTTTGAAAGATAATCAAATTTGGGATGTTGTGAAATACGTTCGAAGCACTTGGGTAAAGTAA